One window from the genome of Diabrotica virgifera virgifera chromosome 6, PGI_DIABVI_V3a encodes:
- the LOC126886642 gene encoding uncharacterized protein LOC126886642 has translation MLSFPPHTSNKLQPLDVGVFGAFKTSLKRALNNWMINNVGRTVSLYDIGEISSGPFLDAFTPKNILASFRKPGIFPFHPNVCKDSDFLSEEPKEDYLNKDCSIDEITPQTSTISEEVLDISNTKTPKLKSFEPLASTSSISSLLEKKQTISPAIIRPIPTMKTVPKSTKGREKSKSTIYTDSPEYKKILEKNQKKRENEAKKKGVKRDVFKNKKRELPESSDESDVDSLFSLRFESSLGLNSIPELTDDQQIEVGNFVLVQFPTKTTIVYYIGEVLKEVAFKEFKIKFLRRKFNQNRFYYPKVDDIPEVNRQDIIAIMPDPVLTNKYLELDVTLDSYNIK, from the coding sequence ATGTTATCCTTTCCGCCTCATACGTCCAACAAACTTCAACCCCTAGACGTTGGAGTGTTTGGCGCCTTTAAAACCTCGCTAAAGCGGGCATTAAACAATTGGATGATTAACAATGTTGGCCGAACGGTTTCATTATACGATATTGGGGAGATATCATCAGGTCCTTTCTTGGATGCTTTTACGCCAAAAAATATTTTGGCAAGCTTTCGAAAGCCGGGAATTTTTCCGTTTCATCCAAACGTATGTAAGGATTCAGATTTTCTGAGCGAGGAACCTAAAGAGGATTATTTAAACAAAGATTGCTCTATTGATGAAATTACCCCTCAAACTTCAACCATTAGCGAGGAAGTATTAGATATATCTAATACAAAAACTCCAAAACTAAAATCATTTGAACCACTTGCATCTACATCCAGCATTAGTTCACTTTTGGAAAAAAAGCAAACCATTTCTCCAGCAATCATACGACCAATTCCGACTATGAAAACTGTGCCAAAGTCGACTAAAGGAAGAGAAAAAAGTAAGTCCACGATCTACACAGATTCACCAGAATATAAAAAGATTCTGGAAAAAAATCAAAAGAAGAGAGAAAACGAGGCAAAGAAAAAGGGAGTAAAGCGAGATGTATTTAAGAATAAGAAAAGGGAATTACCTGAATCATCTGATGAGAGCGATGTTGATTCGTTGTTCTCATTGAGATTTGAAAGTTCTCTAGGATTGAATTCAATACCGGAATTAACAGATGATCAACAAATAGAAGTGGGCAATTTTGTATTAGTACAGTTTCCGACAAAAACAACAATTGTTTATTATATAGGAGAGGTTTTAAAAGAGGTAGCTTTTAAAGAATTTAAGATAAAGTTCCTAAGAAGGAAGTTTAACCAAAACAGGTTTTATTATCCAAAGGTTGACGATATTCCTGAAGTCAACCGACAAGACATCATTGCGATTATGCCAGACCCAGTTTTAACAAACAAATACCTCGAACTTGACGTTACTTTAGATAGTTATAACATTAAATAA